GACATTTTTTGTGCTCTTTGAAACCAGCAACTGACGGTAAAAACAGACTTCTCAAAAGAAGTGGAAACATTCATAGCCAATTGGCACTACATCAATAAACAAACAGTTTTGCGGGAGAAAATAGAATGTCTACGTTGCACAGTAATATTGCTCTCTCACATATCTCATGGTTTATTTTAGGGATGAGGAGACTACGGTTCCTTAGTATAAGGGAGTCATGAAATCTGAAGACACGTTACATTAGCCAAGACACATTAAAGCAATCATATTCACTGTTTAAAACATTAACTTCATCACTGAACAGGTGTGTGAATCGTCTTTATTTGCTTTTTTCGTTATTTCACTGTTATGTCTGAATTCGACCCAAATCCAACTAGGAAGCCTTGGGTGTTGAGGAGCGGTTGGATGAAACCAATCCCATGTCAAGAATAACTCTCAACCTTGCCAGCCCGCTCTTCATTTTTATTCAGTTTGACTTGCCATAAGTTCTGTGTCTGAACTGTGCATAATAAATCTATAGTGATCTTTCCTTCAGCAAGCACACTAATTCATTGTGATTTCCACAAACCAATGATTCAAGTAGATTATTTCCAAAGAGATTATTTTCATTGAAAGATGTCAAATACACTGATTTTCCAAGTGAGACAAATGTGTTTTGTGAGGTTGTCTATGGTTTAGTAAGTACACTGGCAATGTGTTTGCATTAAAGCAAATGTGAATACatgttgttctataacatgtaCAATATGATTTTAATtttcactgtatatatatatatatatatatatatatatatatatatatatatatatatatatatatatatatatatatatatatatatatatatataaacgttTGATTATATTTGGCCAATGTTTAGTTATGTCAATACCGCAGTTGGTGGGTGGATGGAGAACGTTCAGAcagacgagagaaagagaggatgctTCGCAGGTGACGTCACAGTCTGGCGCTGGGAAGGGCAGGCTGCTCGAGAAAACTAGCTGGGCAGGGTAGCTCAGTGAAATCAGCGTCTTTTAGCAACATTAAGCGGCATTAACAGGTCTAAAACGtttcaaaataaaagtgttcCGTTTACTTGAACACAATACCACACAGTATATTTTGGTTGAGCAGctagcaaatcaaattgtatttgttacatgctttgtagacaacaggtgtggactaaccgtgaaatgcttactaatgggcccttcccaacaatgcagagagaaagaaaatagagtaatattagaaaagtaaaacacgtaataataaaaacacaatgagtaatgataacttggctattcaaaaggggtaccagtaccgagtggATGTGCGGGGGTATGAGGTGTGCGGGGGTATGAGTATACAGCATCgcagactcttggcattctctcaaccagcttcaggaggtagtcacctggaatgcatttcaaataacaggtgttccttgttaaaaatgtttttgtggaatttctttccttcttaatgcatttgagccaatcagttgtgacaaggtaggaggggtacacagaaaatagccctatctggtaaaagaacaagtccatattacgccaagaacagctcaaatatgttAATAATAATgacagtccaccattactttaagacatgaatgtcagtcaatatggaaaatctatagaactttgaacgtttcttcaagtgaagtcgcaaaaaccatcaagcgccatgatgaaactggctctcatgaggaccgctacaggaaaggaagaaccttGCAGACAATAAGTTCATTAGTGTTACCATTCTCAGAAATCgacaattaactgcacctcagattgcagcccaaataaatgcttcacagagttcaagtaacagacacatctcaacatcaactgttgagaggagactgcgtgaatcaggccttcatggtcgaattgcaaACTTCGAAACCacctctaaaggacaccaatgagaagaagagacttgcttggccaAGAAATAtgggcaatggacattagacctgtggaaatctgtcgttTAGTTTGATTAGTCCAAATTGGagacttttggttccaaccggcgtgtctttgtgagacgcagagtaggtgaacggatgatctccgcatgtgtggttcccacagtaaaacatggaggaggaggtgtgatggtgtgggggtgctttgctggtgacactgtctatgatttatttagaattcaaggcacacttaaccagcatggataccacagcattccacagcgatacgccatccaatctggttggtcttagtgggactatcatttgtttttcaacaggacaatgacccaaagcaaaCTAACCAGCCAACatgtgctcaacatatgtgggaacttcttcaagactgttggaaagggCTTCCGGTGACGCAACTTAGGAAATGGCTGCCTAGTTTTTCGTACTGCACATCGGTTGGGTATTTCCCCCCCTAAATACAAGTATTTACTCTGAACATTATAATAACTTACTggccttctgcccctgaacaaggctgttaacctactgttcctaggctgtcattgaaaataagaatttgttcttaactgacttgcctagttaaataaaggtaatataaataaaaatgtattgagtgcaaagtaattacaatagcAGCAGGAGTAGCATCATCAATCAAATTTATTGCAGCAGTTTTCATGGTGAGTTAGGTGTTatgcatttattaaagtggcagtCCATGTTCACTGTGACATGACAAGGATCTGTTTTTAGTGAGTTTGCTGTCCTCAGACCAATCCATTGTCGAGGGTCCAAGATCCAAGTTGTCTGGTGAAAGGCTGATTTGAAGGTATACTTTATCCAATGAACCTTTTTTCCCTCTGTGTTCAGATAATCTGTAATGGCTACTACTGAGAATGCAGAGACGTGTTCACCAGAAAACAAAGGAGGCCATCATGGGAGTGCTGACCCAGACACACAGTGCCCAGTATTGTGGCGGGAAAGACTACTGGGCAttttctgaaatggcaccctattccctattcttTACGGACGCGGCCGGTTGCgtcagagcctgggcgcgaacccagagtctctcgtggcacagctggcgctgcagtacagcgcccttaaccactgcccTACCCGGGaggcccaatggcaccctattctagtGATCTATACATGCTCATGGCCAATTCCTAAAACATTGATTTGCGGTATCACATGATTGTCAAGGTCTATCACCTCTGTTGTTGGTTTTCCAGTGTGCTCCTTGTCAACAGAGTACTGTGAGGACATGCCTGAGCCATCCAAATGCAGGCAGTGGCTGGAGAAGAACTTCCCAGATGTGTATGCCAGTATGAGTGTAGGTGAGTTTCATCAGACAGtctctcgttctttctttctctctctgtttcctatCAGGAAGATGGGCAATAATATTCTGGAGGTGAGCAATAATGAATAATGTCTTATTAAAAACACTTTTTCTTATGCCTTACTGGTCCAGTAGGAAATGCTTCCAAGCAGGACACTGGCGGTGTAGAGTTGCCCCTTGTTGGAGAGGAGGATgaaaagaagaagcagaagagagGTCTAAGTTCCTATTCATTTTGATTTCTTGAattcctcaaagttctacagctccaccattgaaagcatcctgactggttgcatcactgcctggtatggcaactgctcggcatctgattgtatggtgctacagagggtagtgtgtacggtccaaaacatcactggggtcaagcttcctgccatccaggacctatatactaggcagtcaGTGTAAGACCCAGTCAcccaggtcatagactgttctctctgctaccgcacggcatgcagtaccggagcgccaagtctaggttagTTACAGGAAATAGACGAGTAGTCTGTGTGTACCTGAATGagatatatattacacacaaTAACCATCTGTCTTTCCATTGTAGGTGGATGACGACAGCATTGAAGATCTTGGAGAAGTCAAGAAGTGAAGACCCGACGTGCACTTTTACTGAAAATGGATGCAACATGTAACAACAACCTGGCCAAATGTACACATTAACATTAAAAAGGAGTCGTTTTATATCTATTTTATTTACTGTATAGAAACTGTGGACTTGGCCACTCCCTTTTGGCATTTTTCAGTTCTTGATAGCtgcggtctgtctctgtctctctcagtcgcCAAAGGTCTGGTCTGATGTGATTCCTTCCCAAACGCTTTTCACTCAGCAAAATTTTAGGGTAATAAATGTCGCTCATTCACTTGCTCATTCTTTAGTCCTTCTTTCAGACCTCTCTCTTCATCATCCCACTCTGTAAGTACATCTCACTGTACTGTCTGCAATGTATGTTCATACTGCCTTTGTATTATTTCATTTAATGAGACCCATTTAAGGTATTTATATTCTGTGGGAAAGGGATGGGGCCAATGGAACACAGTGACATGCTTGGAAATATGCATTATGGTGATATTATTATAGGAAATTGGGCTGCACATAATCAGGTAGTTAACATTTTCTGAAAGAATTAGATATCACATTTACCAGGATCTATTTGTCTAACTATTGGATAAGGCTCACTGGCATCTCAGGATGCAAAATCAGCAAATCTCCTAGCACAATGATAAAGATTAGATAAAACTGCTTCGTTAGGCATATTTTCTTCCAACTTGTACCTACTGAACCAGACCAGGTGTCGTGACCTTTAAGTTAACTGTATTCTGGGAACCCTTGCGCTCCCTTATATACCCACGAGTATGATCTTTCCACCAGCAGAATAGTTTTATAATGACCCCTGTCAGGGTAGGTTCCttgttccttgtcaatcattggctTATTGGTGAAATCAGCAGTCAGACTATCTTCTTTAAATAAACCAAACCTTTATTAATTCAATTGCAGAGAGACTTTAACAATGGAAGCACAGCATGCATGTTTCACAGTAAGTTCTGCAACCAACCAAAGGGCGCAGCTGATTATATACTTTGATCACTTCCCTGATGGTGTGGTCATCTACTTCAGTGTATGTGTGCAACAATAAGCTGAGGTAACCTAGGACAGTAGCTTCTCTGAATTCATTAGCATTGACCACTTTACACAAGATCAAAATGTCAAAACCAGACACTTGTTACTTCTCTTTATCTAGTTTCGGTCTGACTCACACGCAGCCTGCAGGCACACTTGCTAGGCCTTAACCGCAAAGATGAAAGTAGATAGCTTGTGCAAAGTATAGTGTCAGAGATCAAACACATAGCAACAGCACAGTAGTGAGACAAGCATATGAATCTTAAGGGGGAGGGTCTTTGGGACCCTACAGCCCATAATCCCTGGGCTGTTGGTGTCCTCACTCAGAGCCATCTGCCTACAGAGCTCCATAAGAGATAACACactgcacacccacacacactctccacatTGTTGGCACCGGAAGATCGTTTGCATGACCACAAACAATAAAATCCCTGGTTAAATGCAGGAGGTGCCTAGACAACACTATCAATATTGACTATTTTCAGAGAGGAGCAAagcaacacacagacagtctctcCTGTTAAACCCATGGCAAACTTCACTACTACAGAAGATGACTGCTGTGCCTTTGAGTCTCCCATCCTGGACCATGTCCTGCCTCCCATCCTGGTGCTGGAGTTCATGTTTGGGCTGATGGGGAATGTTGTGGCTCTGTGGATGTTTATTTTCCACATGGACACCTGGAAGCCCAACTCTGTCTACCTCACACAGCTGGCCGTTGCCGACTCCATTGTCCTGTTCTGTCTACCATTCAGAGCCGACTACTACCGACGCGGCAAGCACTGGATCCATGGTGATGCCATGTGCCGGATTATGCTGTTCATGTTGACGGCCAACCGCGGCGCTGGCATCTTCTTCCTCACTGCAGTGGCTGTCGACCGTTACCTCAAGATCGTTCACCCCATGAACAAGATCAACCGGATGGGCCTGAATTATGCTCTGTGGGTGTCTCTGGGCCTGTGGGGGATGATCATCGCTGCAACTGGGTACCTGCTGACCAACAAACACTTATTCTACCGCAACAACCAGACACAGTGCGAGAGCTTCAACATCTGCATGGGCTTCAGCCCGCTGTCTACGTGGCACAACACCTTATACGTGACCCAGTTC
The sequence above is drawn from the Oncorhynchus gorbuscha isolate QuinsamMale2020 ecotype Even-year linkage group LG11, OgorEven_v1.0, whole genome shotgun sequence genome and encodes:
- the LOC124047662 gene encoding hydroxycarboxylic acid receptor 2-like is translated as MANFTTTEDDCCAFESPILDHVLPPILVLEFMFGLMGNVVALWMFIFHMDTWKPNSVYLTQLAVADSIVLFCLPFRADYYRRGKHWIHGDAMCRIMLFMLTANRGAGIFFLTAVAVDRYLKIVHPMNKINRMGLNYALWVSLGLWGMIIAATGYLLTNKHLFYRNNQTQCESFNICMGFSPLSTWHNTLYVTQFFLPTAIVTFCTVCITWQLKNKTIDTGGKIKRAVQFVKAVTLIFIICFFPSTVSRIAVWILKAWYNECHYFKEASLAFYTSVCFTYFNSVLNPIVYYFSSSAFSGNFQKLFNRLLGRKEEEVPPASPETGTKISSANTVSGRSSDFQSQVQGEGLYLQSVSDLFIVM